Within Desulfolithobacter dissulfuricans, the genomic segment TGATAATCTGGACTCCCAGGGTGCCTCCGGCAATACCGCCGATCAGGAGCATGAGGCCCATGGGGATATCCACGTTACCAAGCCGCATATGGGCCAGGGTGCCCGAAGTGGAGGCGCCGACGATCTGGTTGGAGTCCGAGGCGGCCGCCACTGTCGGCGGAATACCAAACATCATCAGCAGCGGTGTCATCAAAAAGCCGCCGCCAACGCCAAAAATTCCCGACAGCAGGCCGACAAAGCCACCCAGGCCTAAAATGATCAGAATGTTCACACTGTTGCCGGCAATAGGTAAGTACATGTGTATCATGACAAATTGAATCTCCAATACATAAGTTTGATTTCACGTGAGCAATGTCCCCTTCCTGTGGAGCCAGAGAGGAGGCCATCGCGCTGACAACCTTGTTGCGTCGCCGGCTGACGCTACGTGAAGTGGTCTGTTTTCTCTGCTTCCATTTGCTTCCTCCTTGGGGTGATATGGATAATACGTAATGTGGTGACACAACCTGGGCTGCACACTTGATGCCGGTGGGCTCTGGATAAGGCAAATAGCAACCGTCGTGCCATGTGGTACAGGAGGGATGGAAAAGAAGGGAGATTTCCTTGAAGTTTAATAAAAACAGTAAATTGCGAGAAAAGAAATATTGGCTGGTAATTTGGAAAACAAGGGAGGATGGGGGAGAGGGGGAGTTCATGTTTCAGGTTGAAACATGAACGGATTTTTCACGTTATCTTATTGGTATTATGTTGTTTTATCAGGTGCTGAGCTTGAGAGGTGTTTCAATGTGAACTGTCCTGGTCCGCGTTGGCGCCGGAGGCCAACCCATATTTTTTCATCCTCCGCCACAGGGTGGTGCGGGACATCTTGAGTATCTTGCTGGCCGCTTTCATGTTGTAGCCGGTTTTTTTGAGCACTTTCCTGATATAGCGCTTTTCCATCTCGTCCAGGGGGAGCATCTCCTGGACCAGGATATCGTCCCAGGCCAGTTCCAGCAGATGGGGTGGCAGGTCCCTGGCCGTCAGCTTGTCCGATTCGGTCAGGGCCACCGCATGCTGGATGATGTTTTCCAGTTCACGGATGTTGCCGGGAAAATGATACTGCATCAGCAGGTTCAGGGCCTCCGGGGTGATACCCTTGATTTTCTTTTCAAAGGCCCGGTTGGATTTTTCGATGAAATGCTGCACCAGCAGGGGGATATCCTCGCGTCGTTCCACCAGGCGGGGCAGGTGGATGGAGACCACGTTGAGGCGATAGTAGAGATCTTCCCGGAAAAGGCCTTCGCGGATCTGTTCCTGCAGGTCGCGGTTGGTGGCGGCGATGATCCGGATATTGAGATCAATGGGCCTGGTGCCGCCTACCCGCAGGACCTGGCGTTCCTGGAGGACATGGAGCAGTTTGACCTGCATGGACAGGGACATTTCACCGATTTCGTCCAGGAGTACCGTGCCGCCGGCGGCCGATTCAAAGAGGCCGACCTTGGTCGACACCGCGCCGGTGAACGAGCCCTTTTCATGGCCGAACAGTTCGCTGCAGATGAGTTCCTCGGTGAACCCGCCGCAGTTGAAATAGACAAAGGGATGTTTTTTTCTCGGTCCCAGTTCGTGGATGGCCCGGGCGGTGAGCTGCTTGCCGGTGCCGGTCTCGGCTTCCAGCAGGACATTGCAGTTGACCTGGGCCACCTTGCGGATGGTCTCGAAGATGGCTCGCATGGACTTGGAGTTGCCGATGAAACCCGGGATCAGACAGTGCTGGTCCATCGAACCGCGCAGGGTCCTGTTTTCCTGCCGCAGCCGGACCTTTTCCGCCGCCCGCTCGGCCATCAGGCAGATGTCATGCTTGCGGCACGGCTTGGTCAGGTAATAAAAGGCGCCTTCCTTGGTGGCCTCCACCGCATTTTCGATGCTGCCATGGCCGGTGACGATGATAGCCTCGGTTTCCGGGCTGGTGAGCCGCAGCTGGTGCAGCACGTCCATGCCGCTGATCCCCGGGAGCTGCATGTCGATGAAGACGATATCAAAGGGATTCTCCTGCATCCGGGCGAGAAAGGGTTCACCGGCGTTGAACACTTCCACCTCGAAACCGGCCTGCTCGAGAAACCGTTTGATCATGCGCCGGGCCGTGGCCTCGTCATCGATGACAGCAATACGAATCATGCTTTGTTGTCCTGTTCTTCCCTGTAACAGGGCAGGTAGACTGAAAAAGTGGTGCCCTTGCCCTGCTTGCTGGAGACCTCGATATAGCCGCCATGCCGTTTGACAATGCCATAGACAATGGCCAGTCCCAGCCCGGTACCCTTGCCGGCCTCCTTGGTGGTGAAGAAGGGGTCGAAAATCTGGTCGATGGCCTCCGGCGGGATGCCGGGTCCGGTGTCTGTCACGTCCACCCGGATCATGTCGTTATCCGCCCGCCTGGCCCGCAGGGTGATGGAGCCGTTTTCGTCCATGGCCTGTTCGGCGTTGATCAGCAGGTTGAGGAAGACCTGCTGCAGCTTGTTGATGTCGCCCTTGATCCGGGGCAGCATGTCCTCGATGTCCTTGGTCAGGGTGATGTTGTGGATGCGCAGTTCGTTGTCGATGAGATCAACGGTCTTGTGGAGCACATAATCCAGGTGGAGGGGCTGCATCTCCGGCGGCTGGACCCGGGAGAAGTCGAGCAGGTTCTTGACGATCTTGCTGGCCCGCTCGGTCTGGGCCATGATGTCCTCCAGGATCTCCATCTGCTCTTCCCTGTCCAGGGCGTCATACTCTTCCAGCAGGGTATCCGTTGACAGGGAGATGTTGTTGAGCGGGTTGTTGAGCTCATGGGCGATACCCGAGGAAAAGGTCCCGATGGAGGCCAGCTTCTTGGACTGGAGCAACTCCTCCTGCTTTTCCTCCAGAGCCACGGCCATCCTGTTGAAGCCTTCGATCAGCTCGGAGATCTCATCCCTTTCGTCCTGAACTTCCTTGATGGGGGTGAAGTTGCCCTTCTGCAACTCGGCCGTGGCCTTCTGGACAGAGGAGAGACGGTTGAGGACGTTTCTGGTCTGAAAATACATGGTCAGAACACTGCCCAGCACCAGGGCGGCCGGGACAAAGGTGTACCAGAACAGCAGTTCCCGCAACCCCCGGGAGAGGTTCTCCCGCTTGATGCCGACCAGCTCCGAGGCGGTGTCGGCCAGGGCCTTGCCGTGCATGCGCAGGACTTCGCTTTCGCTTTTGGCCAGCACCATGCTCTTGTCCTCTTCCTTGGGCCAGTGCTTGAATATCTTTTCATAGTCCAGATAATGCTGCCGGAACTGCCTGTACCTCTCCATGCCGATCAGCTTCGTAATCTTCGGTCCCAGCACGGCGATGTTTTCTTCTATCTTGTCCAGGTAGAGGCCGGCATTTTCCACGTTGTCGCTGCCCACCCCCAGCAGGATATCCTTTTCATAGCGGCGCAGTTCCAGGATGTCGCGCAGCAGGTCGTCGAACTGCTCCATGGTGATCAGCTTGTTCTCCAGGGAGACAATCTGGAACGAGTAGAGGGAGATCAGCATGAGAATGAAGGTAAAGGCAAGATAGTTGAGCAGGATCAACCGCTGTCGTATGGTGCATTTGCTGATCAGGCATCGAAGTTTCATCGGAATACTCCTGGTTAAGCCCCTGCCGGGGATTTATGGCCGGTACATGAAGGATGGACAGAAGGTCCTGCCGCCACGGACATGGTCCCTGCGCCCGTGGCCCGCTCCGCCTGCAGGAAAGACATAGTAGCACAGAGTGGAGGCCAGGGCAAATCACCCTCATGCAGGAACCCGGCGATGCGGTCCCTCGCAGGAATATCATTGTCAGGCGCCGTCCCTCACAAATCGCTGTCAGGGCGTCGGGGCACAAAAAAAAAGCAGTGGTACCGCCAGAAGCGATCGCACCGCTTTTTTCTTAACCCGCCGAACAACAACCACTCAAGATACGCGTCTGCAGGCCACAGGTAATAAACCTCGTGCTTGCGGCATCACGCAGGTGACCGGGCAAGCGGTACCAGGGGGAAACGTTCATCGCAGGAGCGGAGGAACGAGAATGTTCGGGCTGTTTTTATTGCTGCCAGGCTCCGTGGCGCCAGGCGTTGCTATCTTCTCATCAAGCTGAGATTCGGTGACAACCAGAAACCGGGGAGGACGTGATCCAGGATTTTATTGTGGACTGGTCGTAATCCCCTCTGATCGGGGCATTGTCCAGAACATAAGGAAAAATAAATCTGATCCCTTTTTCTCTATTCTTTTGCAAAATACTTCACTCCTCGAATACCTTTGAAATCTGAATCCATCGTCCAGAGGGTCGCCTCATACTTTCTGGCTGTTGCCAGAATAATGCTGTCCGCCATCGGCAGGTTATGAGTCATGCCAAGTTTTGAAGCAGTCATAGCGAGTGAAGTAGTAAGATCAATGACATTGCCTTTCTGCATTGCGGCGACAGCCAGCAGGGCTTCATTTTCTGTAGATTCACGCAATACAACCTTGAAAACCCCATAAATTGATATTGTCGGAACGACCAGGGTGGAGGGTACGCAGAAGAACCTCTTTATACTCAGATCTTGCTTGATCCATTTGAAAAACAGCTCGACCTGCCATCGACTGCGATACAATACTTTTCGTCCCAATTCAAAGCAGAAGTTGATGGAGCAGGTGCGCGAGGTATGGTAACTCGTCACAGGCCCCCATCTTCGAAGTCTCCGCTTATCTGATCGGTCGCGTCTGCCCGCATAGGGGGCTATAGCGGACAGCCACGACTGCACAAATCTTGGCACCTGAGACGAGTTACATTTTTTCCCTGGAAATATCGGCCTGGTGCGTACCCTGTGATCAGTAACGAGAGATCAGGCCGACGAAGATAGCTGTTCATGTTCAGGGCGGGTATTGCGGGGTTGCTTTTTTTCTCTTTTGCCATGATACTTTCAAGTAAATTAGATTTGAGGCTCCGTTGCAAGGCTATCGTCTTGATTTAGCAGGTCTTTTTCTTCTGTTTATTCCGGTTTGGGAGAGGTCGGCTCCAAAATGATTGGGGCCCAAAGGTTTGAGGGGAATCTGTGGCATCTGGAAAAGAGCAGCTGGTGTTTATCTGCGGGCAGTGCGGGTACGAGAGCCGCAAATGGCTGGGGCGCTGTCCTGACTGCGGGGAGTGGGGGTCGCTTGCCGAGGAGCGGCGGCCGGGCAAGGTCCGGAAGACACAGCGGAGCCAGGCATCCGTGCAGCCTCTCACCGAGGCCGTGCCCGGCGAGCAGGGGCGGCTGGTGACCGGGATCGGCGAGCTGGACCGGGTTCTGGGCGGCGGGATCGTCCCCGGTTCTCTGGTGCTCATCGGTGGTGATCCGGGTATCGGCAAGTCGACGCTTATCCTGCAGCTCCTGTCCGCCCTGGCCCGGGTGGGGAGGGTGCTGTACGTGACCGGCGAGGAATCGGCCCGCCAGATCCGCATGCGGGCCGACCGGCTGCGTATATGCGACGAGACCATTTTGCTGGCCACGGAAAACTGCGTCGAATCGATCACCGACATGGCCCGGGACACCAGGCCTCTGCTGCTGGCGGTGGATTCCATCCAGACCATGTACTCCGAGGAGGTGGGGTCGGCCCCGGGCTCGGTGACCCAGGTGCGCGAATCCACGGCCCGGCTGCTCACCCTGGCCAAGTCTTCCGGCCTGCCGGTGATCCTCATTGGCCACGTGACCAAGGACGGATCGCTTGCCGGCCCCCGAGTGCTCGAGCACATGGTGGACACGGTGCTCTATTTCGAGGGGGACCGGGGCCAGGTGTTCCGGATTCTGCGCACGGTCAAGAACCGGTTCGGGTCCACCAACGAGATCGGGGTGTTCGAGATGAAGGAGAGCGGCCTGGCCGAAGTGGACAATCCCTCGGCCCTGTTCCTGGCCGAGCGGCCGGTGAATGTGCCCGGATCGGTGGTACTGCCGTCGGTGGAAGGCACCCGGCCCATCCTGGTGGAGGTCCAGGCGCTGGTCAGTCCGTCCAGCCTGGGTACGGCCCGGCGGACAGCCATCGGCGCCGATCCCCAGCGCCTCGCCCTGCTGACGGCGGTGCTGGAAAAGAAAATAGGCGTCACCCTGTTTGACCATGACATCTTTCTGAACATTGCCGGCGGGATCCGCATCGACGAGCCGGCCCTGGATCTCGGCATGGTGGTGGCCCTGCTGTCCAGTTTCTATGAAAAGACCATTGACCCGGCCACCGTGGTCTGTGGCGAGGTGGGGCTGGCCGGAGAGATCCGGGCCGTGGGTCAGATGGACCTCCGGCTGCGCGAGGCCGAGCGGCTGGGCTTCAAGACCTTTCTCCTGCCCGCCTCCTCCACCCGTCAACTGGAGGGCAAGGTGGTGGATGGTATCGATCTGGTCGGGGTGCGAACCGTCCAGGATATTGTCAGCGAGCTGTTCACCGGGTAGAGAAGAGAAGAATGCGTTGCGGGTCCAGCCACCTCTTTCTTGTTGCCCGTCCACCCCTGATCCGATACAGTTGCAAAAATTCTTATTTGAGGAGATCAATGGATTTCGGCTATCACATGGAGCGGGCCTGGCAGGTGTTTGCCCGCTTTCTCCCCTCGGTGCTGCTCCTGACCCTGGCGCTCATCGGGATGAGCATGATCACCCTTGGTATCATGGCCCCGGTATGCACGGCCGGGTACATGCAGTCGCTGCTGCTGGCCCTGCGCGAGGACCGCAGGCCCGAGGTCCGGGATCTTTTTTCCCAGATGCGTCTCTTCTTTCCCCTGCTCGGGTTCGGTATTCTGGTGACCCTGGTCCTTCTGACCAGTTTTGCCCTGCTGGTTCTGCTCGGTCTGCTGGCCATGGTGGCGGTGAGTTTTGCCTGTCTTTACCTGGTCCCCCTGATGACCGACCGGAACATGGGGCTTTTCGAGGCCCTGGCCGAATCCTGGCGCATGGCGGTGCAGAAGCCGCTGGCCGAGCAGTTTGCCGTGGTGGCTGTCTACGTGGTTCTGACCTCCATCGGCAACTCCACCGGCCTGGGCGCGCTTTTTACCCAGCCCTTTGCCACCCTGTTTGTCCTGTCCGTGTACGAGGTCAAGCGGCGGCGTCTACTGCCGGAGCCGCCCCCACCTCCGATCCCCTGAATATTTTTTTATGATTACCACTGAAATTCAGCCACCGATGGATGAAGGTGTCGGCCTCACTTGTTGCACGGGTGTCTGTGGCCTGGATGGCCACAGTCAAGCCCCCAGGGACGGGTTTATGGCGTCCCGTGAAACAAGTGAGACCGACACCGATTTCAATGCTGAAGATTGATGGTAATCAGATACGTTTTTGAACTGGTACCACTATGATAGACTGGTCAGCCCGTCTGCACCGGCTGGAGCAGGACGGTATCCCCATTTATGTGAACCCTGAAACCCCTGACTGGTTTGTCCCCTCTACCCGGGGCGACCGTTTACTGACGGCGGCCGCGGGTTGCCAGACGATCGAACAGGCGGTGTTGAGGTATCGGGCGTTGTATGGCGAGGATGCGCAGCAGCTCGGGCGCGACTACCAGCGGTTGGCCATGGTTCTGGATACCCCTGAACCGGAGCCTTACCTGGGCCGCAAGGCCCATCTTCGTCTGGGGCGGCTGCGGGAGATCTGGTACCATCTGACCGACGCCTGCAACCTGGCCTGCCGCCACTGCCTCTTTGGCTCCTCTCCGGCCCGAAGCCAGGCCCTGGAACGGGATCTGCTTGACCGGAGCCTGGTGGAGGGATGGAGGCGGGCTGCCGGCTCTTCTATTTCACCGGTGGCGAACCCTTTGTCTATCCCGGTTTTGTCGAGATCCTGGCCCGGGTGCAGGAGTTGCATCCCCGGGCACATGCGGTGGTGCTGACCAATGGGTTGCTGCTTGAGCGGTGGCTTTCGGAATTGGCAGGATTGGACCGGGAGCGGCTGCACCTGCAGGTGAGCCTGGATGGGCTGGAACGGGAGCATGATCACCTGCGGGGCAGGGGCAGTTTCGCGGCCCTGGCTGCCAGCATGCGGTCCGTCCGCTCCGCCGGTCTGCCGGTGACCGTGTCGGTGGCTGTCAACCGGGTCAATGTCGATCAGCTGCCCGCGCTGGCCAGGCTGGCGGCCAGCTGGGGGGCCGCCGGCCTGCATGTGATGTATCATTTTGTCCGCGGTCGGGGGACCGATGCCCAGTTTGTCCCGCCGGAGCATATCGCGGCCAGGATGGTGGAGACCGGGGCGGTCTGCGCCGAGCTGGGGCTGAGGTTCGATAACCTGGAGGCCCTGCAGGCCCAGGTTTTCACCATGCCCGGAACCCGCCATGACCTGAGCGGCATGGGGTGGGAGTCACTGGCCATTGGTCCTGACGGGCGGGTCTATCCGTCACCGGCGCTGGTCCGGGTCGCAGCCCTGGACTGCGGTGGCCTGGACCAGGGTCTCACCTCGGTCTGGCGCCAGAGCCCGGTGCTGGCAGAGGCCCGCCGGGCCTCGCTGGCGGACGACCCGGACCTGGCGGCTGATCCGCTCCGTTTCCTCACCGGTGGCGGTGACCCGGATCACAGTTTTGTGCGCGGGGCCAGCTTTGTCGGCCACGATCCCTACCTGGAACTGGCCAACCGCCTGGTCCTGCATCTCATTGCCCGGGAAGCCGGCCGTTATCCGGATCAGGGACTCTTCCGGCTGCGGATGGGGGATCTTCGTTTTGATTGCCCCGACGGGGATGAGTCGGGCTCCGATGGCTCGGTTTCTCTCACCCACTGCAACTGCGTGGTTTCCCTGGCCGGACCGGACGGCCACCGGTCGGTGCGCGAGTTCTATGGTGAGGCCGCCCGGGAGGCCAAGCGCGATATCGTCAACCCTTTCGGACCGTCCGGCCTGGAGACCACTTTTATCCCTGACCAGTCCACCGAGCGTTCCTATGGCTGCGGCAGCCCGGTACGGGACGCGGCTCCACAACCCGGGGAGACCCTGGTGGATCTGGGCTCGGGCAGCGGGGTGGAGTGTTTCCTGGCTGCGGCCGAGGTCGGGCCGGAAGGACGGGTCCTCGGGATCGACATGACCGACGACATGCTGCAGCTGGCCATTGACTCGAAAAAACCGGTGAAGGAGCGGCTGGGCTACGACAATATCGAGTTCAGGAAGGGGTTTCTCGAGGCCATACCCCTGGAGGATGGCTGCGCCGACGTGGTGATCTCCAACTGCGTGATCAATCTCAGCCCGGACAAGCGGCAGACCTTTCTCGAGATCGGCCGGATCCTCAAACCAGGCGGCCGGCTGGTGGTCTCCGATATCGTTACCGATGGGCGGGTGGCGCCCTCCATTCGCAATTCCGCCCGGCTGCGCGGCGAGTGCCTGGGCGGGGCCATGGTCCAGGGTGACCTGATGCAGATGCTGGAGGATTGCGGCTTTGCCGGAATTTTCATCCACAGCCGTCATCCCTACCGCCTGGTGGGCGGGGACCGGTTTTTTTCTCTCACCTACGAGGCGCGCAAACCTGCCCACGGGGCGACCGGCGATCCGGTCCGGGTGGTGTACCGCGGTCCGCACCGGGCCCTTGTCACCGAAGAGGGGACCGTGCTTGAACGGGGGCGAATCACCACCATGGCCGCCTCGGAGGCCGCCCGGTGCGATGAATCGGTCTTTGTCCTTGATGATGAAGGGGGAGTGGTCAACGTGGAGCAGGAGCCATGCTGCTGCGCGTCCCCTCCCGAAGAGGCCACGGCGGCCGATGCTCCCCGGCACCCGCCGGTGCAGCCCATTGTCCGCCACCGGAGCGGCTGCATGCTCTGTGGCGCGGAGCTGGTCTATGACAACCAGGCCCGGGAGCAGGCC encodes:
- a CDS encoding DUF5714 domain-containing protein — translated: MEAGCRLFYFTGGEPFVYPGFVEILARVQELHPRAHAVVLTNGLLLERWLSELAGLDRERLHLQVSLDGLEREHDHLRGRGSFAALAASMRSVRSAGLPVTVSVAVNRVNVDQLPALARLAASWGAAGLHVMYHFVRGRGTDAQFVPPEHIAARMVETGAVCAELGLRFDNLEALQAQVFTMPGTRHDLSGMGWESLAIGPDGRVYPSPALVRVAALDCGGLDQGLTSVWRQSPVLAEARRASLADDPDLAADPLRFLTGGGDPDHSFVRGASFVGHDPYLELANRLVLHLIAREAGRYPDQGLFRLRMGDLRFDCPDGDESGSDGSVSLTHCNCVVSLAGPDGHRSVREFYGEAAREAKRDIVNPFGPSGLETTFIPDQSTERSYGCGSPVRDAAPQPGETLVDLGSGSGVECFLAAAEVGPEGRVLGIDMTDDMLQLAIDSKKPVKERLGYDNIEFRKGFLEAIPLEDGCADVVISNCVINLSPDKRQTFLEIGRILKPGGRLVVSDIVTDGRVAPSIRNSARLRGECLGGAMVQGDLMQMLEDCGFAGIFIHSRHPYRLVGGDRFFSLTYEARKPAHGATGDPVRVVYRGPHRALVTEEGTVLERGRITTMAASEAARCDESVFVLDDEGGVVNVEQEPCCCASPPEEATAADAPRHPPVQPIVRHRSGCMLCGAELVYDNQAREQACHFCGSRQQTNSRCREGHFICDRCHQEEGLEVIRHICLERSEQDMIRLLTIIRSHPAVPMHGPEHHALVPGVILAAFRNSGGRISHETIGAGIERGAGIPGGACGFWGSCGAAIGAGIAASLILDATPLTPHPRQQAQEFGARVLAAIGGIRGGRCCQRETWLALTTTARLAPQYFGISLRADSVIHCSQYRQNRECIGRRCPLWEHRQTEVEEDGSRLGLDVLQQRML
- a CDS encoding sigma-54-dependent transcriptional regulator, with the protein product MIRIAVIDDEATARRMIKRFLEQAGFEVEVFNAGEPFLARMQENPFDIVFIDMQLPGISGMDVLHQLRLTSPETEAIIVTGHGSIENAVEATKEGAFYYLTKPCRKHDICLMAERAAEKVRLRQENRTLRGSMDQHCLIPGFIGNSKSMRAIFETIRKVAQVNCNVLLEAETGTGKQLTARAIHELGPRKKHPFVYFNCGGFTEELICSELFGHEKGSFTGAVSTKVGLFESAAGGTVLLDEIGEMSLSMQVKLLHVLQERQVLRVGGTRPIDLNIRIIAATNRDLQEQIREGLFREDLYYRLNVVSIHLPRLVERREDIPLLVQHFIEKSNRAFEKKIKGITPEALNLLMQYHFPGNIRELENIIQHAVALTESDKLTARDLPPHLLELAWDDILVQEMLPLDEMEKRYIRKVLKKTGYNMKAASKILKMSRTTLWRRMKKYGLASGANADQDSSH
- the radA gene encoding DNA repair protein RadA, giving the protein MASGKEQLVFICGQCGYESRKWLGRCPDCGEWGSLAEERRPGKVRKTQRSQASVQPLTEAVPGEQGRLVTGIGELDRVLGGGIVPGSLVLIGGDPGIGKSTLILQLLSALARVGRVLYVTGEESARQIRMRADRLRICDETILLATENCVESITDMARDTRPLLLAVDSIQTMYSEEVGSAPGSVTQVRESTARLLTLAKSSGLPVILIGHVTKDGSLAGPRVLEHMVDTVLYFEGDRGQVFRILRTVKNRFGSTNEIGVFEMKESGLAEVDNPSALFLAERPVNVPGSVVLPSVEGTRPILVEVQALVSPSSLGTARRTAIGADPQRLALLTAVLEKKIGVTLFDHDIFLNIAGGIRIDEPALDLGMVVALLSSFYEKTIDPATVVCGEVGLAGEIRAVGQMDLRLREAERLGFKTFLLPASSTRQLEGKVVDGIDLVGVRTVQDIVSELFTG
- a CDS encoding type II toxin-antitoxin system VapC family toxin, which gives rise to MSIKRFFCVPSTLVVPTISIYGVFKVVLRESTENEALLAVAAMQKGNVIDLTTSLAMTASKLGMTHNLPMADSIILATARKYEATLWTMDSDFKGIRGVKYFAKE
- a CDS encoding sensor histidine kinase, with translation MKLRCLISKCTIRQRLILLNYLAFTFILMLISLYSFQIVSLENKLITMEQFDDLLRDILELRRYEKDILLGVGSDNVENAGLYLDKIEENIAVLGPKITKLIGMERYRQFRQHYLDYEKIFKHWPKEEDKSMVLAKSESEVLRMHGKALADTASELVGIKRENLSRGLRELLFWYTFVPAALVLGSVLTMYFQTRNVLNRLSSVQKATAELQKGNFTPIKEVQDERDEISELIEGFNRMAVALEEKQEELLQSKKLASIGTFSSGIAHELNNPLNNISLSTDTLLEEYDALDREEQMEILEDIMAQTERASKIVKNLLDFSRVQPPEMQPLHLDYVLHKTVDLIDNELRIHNITLTKDIEDMLPRIKGDINKLQQVFLNLLINAEQAMDENGSITLRARRADNDMIRVDVTDTGPGIPPEAIDQIFDPFFTTKEAGKGTGLGLAIVYGIVKRHGGYIEVSSKQGKGTTFSVYLPCYREEQDNKA